In one Lolium rigidum isolate FL_2022 chromosome 3, APGP_CSIRO_Lrig_0.1, whole genome shotgun sequence genomic region, the following are encoded:
- the LOC124695600 gene encoding inactive beta-amylase 9-like produces the protein MEAVLMQQTAAAGPATRRCVGKITLAGHGLGAVRLAGTTRCAASWGVRARPGLAIARAQLVAEEQRTEVAGEADDDARAMRLFVGLPADVISCNGAAVSRPRAIRAGLRALKLLGVEGVELPVSWAVVQPGSEEKFEWTGYLAVAGMVRDAGLSLRVSLLTHGRGATLPALPGWVVDALAADPDILFADRSGNRRKECLSFAVDDLPLLAGKSPIQAYEAFFRSFADAFQDFLGSTITDVTVSLGPDGELRYPSYPPGCDLVDGYAGDGEFQCYDKHTLARLKQHADSSGRPLWGLAGPHDAPRYEDPPESSGFFRGSWQTEYGSFFLSWYAGELLAHGDRVLAAATRVFFGKQIELSAKVPFLRRRSRPAEATAGLHGGYGPVAEMFARYDCTVLVSGTMDAAAGSEAEEVLAQIKDACTGHGARIAYENASLVVASDGAGAAGALGGLLTADRTRPCHFTYQRMGAEFFSPDHWPLFVQFARDLEFPEESHEDDLPADGGQLAPLSGRVEQGAEKEAQLA, from the exons ATGGAAGCCGTGCTCATGCAGCAGACGGCGGCGGCTGGGCCGGCGACACGGCGGTGCGTCGGGAAGATCACACTGGCCGGACACGGGTTGGGGGCTGTTCGGCTTGCTGGCACGACGCGGTGCGCCGCCAGCTGGGGCGTCCGGGCCAGGCCGGGCCTCGCGATCGCGAGGGCGCAGCTCGTCGCCGAGGAGCAGAGGACCGAGGTCGCGGGCGAGGCTGACGACGACGCGCGGGCGATGAGGCTGTTCGTCGGCCTACCCGCGGACGTGATCTCCTGCAACGGGGCCGCGGTGAGCCGGCCCCGGGCCATCAGGGCCGGGCTGCGCGCGCTCAAGCTGCTCGGCGTCGAGGGCGTCGAGCTGCCCGTGTCTTGGGCCGTCGTGCAGCCCGGATCGGAGGAGAAGTTCGAGTGGACCGGGTACCTCGCCGTCGCTGGCATGGTCCGCGACGCCGGGCTCAGCCTCCGGGTCTCGCTCCTCACGCACGGTCGCGGCGCCACGCTCC CCGCTCTCCCCGGCTGGGTCGTTGACGCGCTCGCCGCCGACCCGGACATCCTCTTCGCAGACCGCTCTGGGAACCGCCGCAAGGAATGTCTCTCTTTTGCCGTCGACGACCTACCGCTGCTCGCCGGGAAGTCGCCGATCCAGGCATACGAGGCCTTCTTCCGAAGCTTCGCCGACGCCTTCCAGGACTTCTTGGGCTCTACCATTACG GACGTGACCGTCAGCCTGGGTCCCGACGGCGAGCTCCGGTACCCGTCGTACCCGCCGGGATGCGATCTCGTGGACGGCTACGCGGGCGACGGCGAGTTCCAGTGCTACGACAAGCACACGCTAGCGCGGCTGAAGCAGCACGCCGACTCGTCGGGGCGGCCGCTGTGGGGCCTGGCGGGCCCGCACGACGCCCCGCGGTACGAAGACCCGCCGGAGTCCTCGGGCTTCTTCAGGGGCTCGTGGCAGACCGAGTACGGCAGCTTCTTCCTCTCGTGGTACGCCGGGGAGCTCCTGGCGCACGGTGACCGCGTCCTGGCCGCGGCCACAAGGGTGTTCTTCGGCAAGCAGATCGAGCTGTCCGCCAAGGTGCCGTTCCTGCGTCGCCGGTCGCGCCCCGCGGAGGCCACCGCCGGGCTGCACGGCGGGTACGGCCCGGTGGCCGAGATGTTCGCGCGGTACGATTGCACGGTGCTCGTGTCCGGCACGATGGACGCCGCCGCGGGGTCAGAGGCAGAGGAGGTCCTGGCTCAGATCAAGGACGCCTGCACGGGGCACGGCGCGCGGATCGCGTACGAGAACGCGTCACTCGTCGTAGCCAGCGATGGCGCTGGCGCCGCCGGTGCCTTGGGCGGCCTGCTGACCGCCGACCGCACGCGGCCGTGCCACTTCACGTACCAGCGGATGGGCGCGGAGTTCTTCTCGCCCGACCACTGGCCGCTGTTCGTGCAGTTCGCGCGAGACCTCGAGTTCCCTGAGGAGTCGCACGAGGACGATCTGCCGGCCGACGGCGGCCAGTTGGCCCCTCTCTCCGGCCGCGTGGAACAGGGCGCCGAGAAAGAGGCGCAACTAGCTTGA